In Terriglobia bacterium, a single window of DNA contains:
- the accC gene encoding acetyl-CoA carboxylase biotin carboxylase subunit — protein sequence MFKKVLIANRGEIALRVIRACRELGITSVAVFSDVDRASLHVSQADEAYPIGAAAARESYLNTARILEVARRCGAQAIHPGYGFLSENSQFARACAEAGLKFIGPPPSAMELMGSKTRARQAMQSANVPFVPGSAKGLTLAEAEALAPKIGFPVMIKAAAGGGGKGMRLVRTQQELKASYETAQSEALRSFNDGEVYLEKFIENPRHIEIQVLGDEHGNMVYLGERECSVQRRHQKVIEESPSAIVDEDMRRRMGQVAVQAATSAGYTNAGTVEFLVDAQRNFYFLEMNTRLQVEHPVTELVTGLDLVHLQLRIAAGEKLPFRQEDVRLRGHALECRIYAEDPENNFFPSPGKITRLQRPSGPGVREDCGVYEGWTVPLDYDPMLSKLIVHAADRATAIARMRRALDEYFIGGIKSNLPLFRRILEHPDFIAARIDTGFLDRLLAEKPVADGADGKLADIAAVAAAIFAATAAPAGAGTNGNGTNGAGTNHGKSSSAATQWKRTAREEGVRRA from the coding sequence ATGTTCAAAAAGGTGCTGATCGCGAATCGCGGCGAAATTGCTCTGCGGGTGATTCGCGCCTGCCGCGAGCTTGGAATCACGTCCGTGGCCGTATTTTCTGACGTGGACCGCGCGTCTCTGCACGTGAGCCAAGCCGATGAAGCGTATCCCATCGGCGCGGCCGCCGCCCGCGAATCGTACCTGAACACCGCCAGAATCCTCGAAGTGGCCCGGCGCTGCGGCGCGCAAGCCATTCATCCCGGTTACGGATTTCTATCGGAGAATTCCCAGTTCGCCCGCGCGTGCGCGGAAGCCGGCTTAAAGTTCATTGGCCCGCCGCCGTCCGCTATGGAGCTGATGGGTTCCAAGACGCGCGCCCGCCAGGCGATGCAGTCGGCCAACGTTCCGTTTGTTCCCGGTTCCGCCAAGGGGTTGACGCTGGCGGAAGCCGAGGCGCTGGCGCCGAAGATCGGCTTCCCGGTGATGATCAAGGCCGCGGCTGGCGGCGGCGGCAAAGGCATGCGCCTGGTGCGGACGCAACAGGAACTCAAGGCGTCCTATGAAACGGCGCAAAGCGAGGCCCTGCGTTCTTTCAATGACGGTGAAGTCTATCTGGAAAAGTTCATTGAAAACCCCCGCCACATTGAGATCCAGGTGCTGGGGGACGAGCACGGCAACATGGTTTATCTGGGTGAACGCGAATGCTCGGTGCAGCGCCGCCATCAAAAAGTGATTGAAGAATCGCCCTCCGCCATTGTGGACGAAGACATGCGACGCCGCATGGGACAAGTTGCCGTCCAGGCCGCCACGTCCGCCGGCTACACCAACGCCGGCACCGTGGAATTCCTGGTGGACGCGCAGCGCAATTTCTATTTCCTGGAGATGAATACCCGGCTGCAAGTGGAACATCCCGTCACCGAGCTGGTCACCGGGCTGGATCTGGTGCATTTGCAACTGCGCATTGCCGCCGGAGAAAAACTGCCATTCCGGCAGGAAGACGTCCGCCTGCGCGGGCACGCCCTGGAATGCCGCATTTACGCCGAAGATCCGGAGAACAATTTCTTTCCGTCGCCGGGAAAGATCACCAGGCTGCAGCGGCCTTCGGGGCCGGGCGTCCGCGAGGATTGCGGCGTGTATGAGGGCTGGACCGTCCCACTGGACTACGACCCCATGCTATCCAAGCTGATCGTGCACGCGGCGGACCGCGCGACGGCGATTGCTCGCATGCGCCGGGCGTTGGATGAGTATTTCATCGGGGGTATCAAGAGCAATCTGCCGCTCTTCCGGCGCATTCTGGAGCACCCGGATTTCATCGCGGCGCGCATTGATACCGGCTTTCTCGATCGCCTACTTGCTGAGAAGCCGGTGGCCGATGGCGCGGACGGCAAGCTTGCGGACATCGCCGCCGTGGCTGCCGCGATCTTTGCCGCCACTGCCGCACCCGCAGGCGCCGGGACGAACGGCAACGGCACGAACGGGGCCGGCACAAATCATGGCAAGTCATCCTCTGCCGCGACCCAGTGGAAGCGTACCGCGCGCGAAGAAGGGGTCCGCCGCGCATGA
- a CDS encoding SurA N-terminal domain-containing protein, producing the protein MQSVQHRRSALLLGVAGLLMLAGCPGRGTDKNVMAKVNGYKVLRSEVDKSYNSQTAGSTQKPTQAEEEALRLNILLRIMDVQLHLQQAQKLGVVATDDEVESKFTQIKAPYTQEEFQKILKDRGFSEEEYKQEIRRNLTIEKLLNKEIASKITISDGDIQNYYNLHKADFNLIEPRYYVAHIFVSALPPTGGTADDQRKKIQMIYNRLQSGEDFAQTAARYSEDPDTAHNGGELGAMPESQLKNTDAATRDAIPKLTAGQHSPVIPVINPNNHQTTGYRIVKLLSKEAAGQRDLNDPAVQQWIRGQLRIQREQLLKIAYDEVLRDNASIENYYAEQIMKNAAGTK; encoded by the coding sequence ATGCAATCGGTTCAACATCGGCGTAGTGCGCTTTTGCTGGGCGTCGCCGGCCTGTTGATGCTTGCGGGCTGCCCCGGCCGCGGCACGGACAAGAACGTGATGGCAAAGGTAAACGGCTACAAGGTCCTCCGCTCGGAAGTGGACAAGAGTTACAACAGTCAGACCGCCGGGAGCACGCAGAAGCCGACCCAGGCCGAAGAAGAAGCCCTGCGCCTCAACATCCTGCTGCGCATCATGGACGTTCAACTCCACCTGCAGCAGGCGCAAAAGCTGGGCGTGGTGGCCACCGATGATGAAGTGGAAAGCAAGTTCACCCAGATCAAGGCGCCCTATACCCAGGAAGAGTTCCAGAAGATCCTCAAAGACCGGGGATTCTCAGAGGAAGAGTACAAGCAGGAGATTCGCCGCAATCTGACGATTGAAAAGCTGCTGAACAAGGAGATTGCCTCCAAGATCACCATTTCAGACGGCGACATCCAGAACTACTACAACCTGCACAAGGCTGATTTCAATTTGATTGAACCGCGCTATTACGTGGCGCACATCTTCGTGAGCGCACTGCCTCCCACGGGCGGGACGGCGGACGACCAGCGCAAGAAGATCCAGATGATCTACAACCGGTTGCAAAGCGGAGAAGATTTCGCCCAAACCGCCGCCCGGTACTCAGAAGATCCTGATACGGCTCATAACGGCGGCGAACTGGGCGCCATGCCGGAATCGCAACTTAAGAATACTGACGCCGCTACCCGCGATGCCATCCCCAAGCTCACGGCCGGCCAGCACAGCCCCGTCATCCCGGTGATCAACCCCAACAACCACCAGACCACCGGTTACCGCATCGTAAAGCTGCTGAGCAAAGAGGCGGCCGGGCAGCGCGACCTCAACGATCCGGCGGTGCAGCAGTGGATTCGCGGCCAGTTGCGCATCCAGCGCGAACAGTTGCTCAAGATCGCTTACGACGAGGTGCTCCGGGACAACGCCAGCATTGAGAACTACTATGCTGAGCAGATCATGAAGAACGCCGCCGGCACAAAGTAG
- a CDS encoding tetratricopeptide repeat protein produces MNRGARLVTVIAVAAALLSTAGCNKLKARDQLNKGIQSYKNANYEQAINHFQDAVRLDDDLKVAKLYLATAYAQQYVPGVDSPENLANANQAISEYNKVLGNDPQNINSIKGIAYLYMNMKRWDDARQYYKKALELDSNDPDLYYSIGFIDWSQTYKDAAELKAKADRRVEDELKGKADQKLCDEMKAKDGANVEEGMKMLQIAIDKRQDYDSAMAYLNLLYRRKANDMTCDDAQARADYVKAANEWINKAMDARKRKAEAASKKNVGGIVLDATPTPSPK; encoded by the coding sequence ATGAACAGAGGCGCACGACTCGTGACGGTAATCGCCGTCGCAGCCGCGCTGTTGAGCACAGCGGGTTGCAACAAACTCAAAGCGCGCGACCAGCTCAACAAGGGCATCCAGTCGTACAAGAACGCGAACTACGAGCAGGCCATCAACCACTTTCAGGATGCGGTCCGCCTGGATGATGATCTCAAGGTCGCCAAGCTGTATCTGGCCACCGCGTACGCCCAGCAGTATGTTCCCGGCGTGGATTCGCCGGAAAACCTGGCCAATGCCAACCAGGCGATTTCCGAGTACAACAAGGTCCTGGGCAACGATCCGCAAAACATCAACAGCATCAAGGGCATCGCCTATCTCTACATGAACATGAAGCGGTGGGATGATGCGCGCCAGTATTACAAGAAGGCCCTGGAGCTTGATTCCAACGACCCGGACCTGTACTACTCCATAGGGTTCATTGACTGGTCACAGACTTACAAAGACGCCGCTGAACTCAAAGCCAAAGCCGACCGGCGCGTAGAAGACGAGCTCAAGGGCAAGGCCGACCAGAAGCTTTGCGATGAGATGAAGGCCAAAGACGGCGCAAACGTGGAAGAAGGCATGAAGATGCTGCAGATCGCCATTGACAAGCGCCAGGACTACGATAGCGCCATGGCGTACCTGAACCTGCTGTACCGCCGCAAAGCCAATGACATGACCTGCGATGATGCCCAGGCCCGCGCGGACTACGTCAAGGCCGCCAACGAGTGGATCAACAAGGCCATGGACGCCAGAAAAAGGAAGGCCGAAGCCGCCTCCAAGAAAAACGTAGGCGGAATTGTTCTGGACGCCACGCCCACGCCGTCGCCGAAGTAA
- the lptD gene encoding LPS assembly protein LptD — protein MRSPLHHVFTACVLCHLFVATPLVTSQALSAPPSPAQGAPDKTGYCHVVATAPLATHPPAPAAAETAKAPKKPPKNPKLAISKEQPVEITARQCEKTGDVYILRGDVDVHFGDYHFHGETVTYDAGTGDASSDGDATFDGGPRDMHIAASHAQYNVRSRTGKFYDVSGSTGARFSGRNVTLTSSNPITFTGRVVEQTGPEEYVLHHGSVTSCELPHPKWTFNAEKIILRVGGSARIHQATFRLKGVPVFYLPYAAPPVEQLGRQTGFLIPNFGTSSSKGTILGDSFYWAINRSMDATFGAEYLSKRGWSLTEGFRSKPSESSYLNVNYFQVLDRGVAGKDAQGNPATINQGGEDIKVNGEASFRYGFRGVASLDYLSSFAFRAAFTENFSQAVDSEVKSVAFLSKAQHGFLFNGFGSRYQNFQSSSNPDDVITILHVPGLGLASLDQRIFGSPVYWSYDVAAEGLRRSEQGFVTPGVVGRFDIDPDLTLPVLVKGWMLRPEVDLRNTVYTQQQTLIQTQNPQVSSHNIINRRTIGATVEVRPPALVKVFDKTIGGRMLKHTIEPRLVYRYTNGVESFGSVVRFDYRDILSNTNEVEYGLTQRLYLKHVEDDCATKDATKEKSAPARSNGKAAAPASALDRETAAALGCTPAGANEFLSWEVKQKYFADPNFGGALINGRRNVLTTTVDFAGIAFLTDPRVFSPLVSKVHMRTTGNSDLQWEIDYDTKKGRINSSTFYSTLHFGDHFFVEGSHAYLQVPGEIVRDPNSATGATLPFCTPHIFNQPACVPLVFNQIRALVGYGSPSKRGWSVAAQAGVDSQFNLLQYSAAQTAYNWDCCGLSFEYRRFSLGSVRNENQYRFAFTLANIGSFGNLKRQARLF, from the coding sequence TGTCGCCACGCCGCTAGTGACAAGCCAGGCGCTCTCAGCGCCTCCTTCGCCTGCCCAAGGCGCGCCGGACAAGACGGGATACTGCCACGTGGTGGCCACCGCGCCGCTAGCGACGCATCCGCCGGCGCCAGCCGCGGCAGAAACCGCAAAGGCGCCAAAAAAGCCGCCAAAGAATCCCAAGCTGGCCATCAGTAAAGAGCAGCCCGTGGAAATTACCGCCCGCCAATGCGAGAAAACCGGCGACGTTTATATTCTGCGCGGCGACGTAGACGTCCATTTTGGCGACTACCACTTCCACGGCGAAACCGTGACCTACGATGCCGGCACCGGCGACGCATCGTCGGACGGCGACGCCACGTTTGACGGCGGCCCGCGCGACATGCACATCGCCGCCAGCCACGCCCAGTACAACGTCCGCAGCCGCACCGGCAAGTTCTATGACGTTAGCGGCTCCACCGGCGCGCGCTTCAGCGGAAGAAACGTCACACTGACTTCCTCCAATCCCATCACCTTTACGGGAAGAGTGGTAGAGCAGACCGGCCCGGAGGAATACGTCCTGCACCACGGGTCAGTCACCTCTTGCGAGCTGCCGCATCCCAAATGGACTTTCAACGCGGAGAAAATCATCTTGCGCGTGGGCGGCTCGGCGCGGATTCACCAAGCCACGTTCCGGCTCAAGGGCGTCCCGGTGTTTTACCTTCCTTACGCCGCGCCTCCGGTGGAACAACTGGGACGCCAGACCGGCTTCCTGATCCCCAACTTCGGCACCTCCAGCAGCAAGGGGACCATTCTGGGCGATTCCTTCTATTGGGCCATCAATCGCAGCATGGACGCCACGTTCGGCGCCGAATATCTATCCAAACGCGGCTGGTCGCTGACCGAAGGGTTCCGCTCCAAGCCAAGTGAAAGCTCTTACCTGAACGTGAACTACTTTCAGGTATTGGACCGGGGCGTGGCCGGCAAAGACGCGCAGGGAAATCCTGCCACCATCAATCAGGGCGGCGAAGACATCAAAGTCAACGGCGAAGCTTCTTTCCGATACGGCTTCCGCGGCGTGGCGTCGCTGGACTACCTCAGCTCGTTTGCTTTCCGCGCGGCGTTTACTGAGAATTTTTCCCAGGCGGTGGATTCAGAGGTCAAGTCCGTCGCGTTCCTCTCCAAGGCGCAGCACGGCTTCCTGTTCAACGGCTTCGGCTCGCGCTACCAGAACTTCCAGAGCAGTTCCAATCCAGACGACGTGATCACCATTCTCCACGTGCCGGGGCTGGGACTCGCCAGCCTGGACCAGCGGATCTTTGGGTCGCCTGTCTACTGGTCGTATGACGTGGCAGCCGAAGGCTTGCGTCGCAGCGAGCAAGGCTTTGTCACGCCCGGCGTGGTGGGCCGCTTTGATATTGACCCTGATCTCACGCTGCCGGTCTTGGTCAAGGGCTGGATGTTGCGGCCGGAGGTGGACCTGCGCAACACCGTTTACACCCAACAGCAAACCCTGATCCAGACGCAGAATCCCCAGGTTTCTTCGCACAACATAATTAACCGGCGAACCATCGGGGCCACGGTTGAAGTCCGGCCGCCCGCGCTGGTGAAGGTCTTCGACAAGACCATCGGCGGCAGGATGCTTAAGCACACCATTGAACCGCGGCTGGTGTACCGCTACACCAACGGCGTGGAAAGTTTTGGCTCGGTGGTCCGCTTCGACTACCGCGACATCCTCAGCAACACCAACGAGGTCGAGTACGGGCTGACGCAGCGGCTCTACCTCAAGCACGTCGAAGATGATTGCGCGACCAAAGACGCGACCAAAGAGAAGAGCGCTCCGGCGCGCAGCAACGGCAAGGCGGCGGCTCCAGCGTCCGCGCTGGACCGGGAGACAGCCGCGGCCCTGGGTTGCACGCCCGCCGGCGCCAATGAGTTTCTCTCCTGGGAAGTAAAGCAAAAGTATTTCGCCGATCCCAACTTCGGCGGCGCCCTGATCAACGGCCGGCGCAACGTGCTCACCACCACGGTGGACTTCGCCGGCATCGCCTTCCTCACGGACCCGCGGGTGTTTTCTCCCCTGGTCTCCAAGGTCCACATGCGCACCACCGGCAATAGCGACCTGCAATGGGAAATTGACTACGACACCAAGAAGGGCCGCATCAACTCCAGCACGTTTTATTCGACCCTGCATTTTGGCGACCACTTTTTCGTGGAAGGCAGCCACGCCTATCTTCAGGTCCCGGGTGAGATTGTTCGCGACCCCAACTCCGCTACCGGAGCAACGCTGCCATTCTGCACTCCGCACATCTTCAACCAGCCTGCCTGCGTGCCTCTGGTGTTCAACCAGATTCGCGCGCTGGTCGGCTACGGCAGCCCCAGCAAGCGCGGATGGAGCGTGGCCGCCCAGGCCGGTGTGGATTCCCAGTTCAACCTGCTCCAGTACTCCGCCGCGCAGACCGCCTACAACTGGGATTGTTGCGGCTTGAGCTTCGAATACCGCCGCTTTTCTTTAGGCTCGGTGCGCAATGAAAACCAGTACCGCTTCGCCTTCACGCTTGCGAATATCGGGTCGTTCGGGAATTTGAAGCGGCAGGCCCGGCTGTTCTGA
- a CDS encoding biopolymer transporter ExbD: MAMAMGTGGGQTADINVTPLIDVLLVLLIIFMVITPLTPKGLEALVPQPPPPNAPPSPPDRTVVVQVLEAPGGGKPKLKINQDDVSWDDLNNRLTDIFKTRAERIMFVKGDDDIEFQYVAQVIDVAHGTQVVDKIGLVTAKIESGQ, encoded by the coding sequence ATGGCAATGGCAATGGGAACCGGGGGCGGGCAAACAGCGGACATCAACGTAACGCCGCTGATTGACGTTCTCCTGGTACTCCTGATTATCTTCATGGTGATTACGCCGCTGACGCCCAAAGGGCTGGAAGCGCTGGTTCCGCAGCCTCCGCCGCCGAACGCGCCGCCTTCGCCCCCGGACCGCACGGTGGTGGTCCAGGTGCTGGAAGCCCCGGGCGGCGGCAAACCCAAGCTCAAAATCAACCAGGATGACGTTTCCTGGGACGATCTCAATAACCGCCTCACCGACATTTTCAAGACCCGCGCCGAGCGGATCATGTTTGTGAAGGGCGATGACGACATTGAATTTCAATACGTGGCCCAGGTCATTGACGTGGCGCACGGTACCCAGGTAGTGGACAAAATCGGTCTGGTTACAGCCAAGATCGAATCCGGGCAGTGA
- a CDS encoding acetyl-CoA carboxylase biotin carboxyl carrier protein subunit, with translation MIYEVIIANKPHRVELAREGPGWRCKLDGREFPLDMISTQNGVLSILLDGRSYEVKQETTAAENNIVVGQQRFAAAVRDPRSLRSRRAADSGSEGPRRITAPMPGKVVRILAPVGTAVEAGQAVLVIEAMKMQNELKSPKKGTVKKLTVVEGAAVEAGQALGEVE, from the coding sequence ATGATCTACGAGGTCATCATCGCGAACAAACCGCACCGCGTGGAACTTGCGCGCGAAGGGCCGGGATGGCGCTGCAAGCTCGACGGGCGTGAATTCCCGCTGGATATGATCTCCACCCAGAACGGCGTCCTGTCCATTTTGTTGGACGGCCGTTCTTACGAAGTGAAGCAGGAAACCACGGCGGCGGAGAACAACATTGTGGTGGGGCAGCAGCGCTTTGCCGCGGCGGTAAGAGACCCGCGGTCCCTGCGTTCGCGCCGCGCGGCCGATTCGGGCAGCGAAGGTCCAAGAAGAATTACAGCGCCCATGCCCGGCAAAGTGGTCCGCATCCTGGCTCCGGTGGGCACGGCGGTGGAGGCCGGCCAAGCCGTCCTGGTGATTGAAGCCATGAAAATGCAGAACGAGCTCAAGTCGCCCAAAAAGGGAACGGTCAAGAAACTTACGGTCGTCGAGGGCGCCGCCGTAGAAGCTGGACAGGCCTTGGGCGAAGTGGAATGA
- a CDS encoding DsbA family protein, whose translation MARARGFSLNIVFLLVLLGAGCKAQNPGSLSPEVSRRIQTEIRARYSVPQQITIALSEPKPSDIPGYDTLQITFTGGSKPATLDFLLAKDRKTVARMEKIDISQDLMSRIDVKGRPIRGKADAKVTIVNFDDFQCPFCSRMHATLFPGLLEAYGGQVRFIYKDYPLVEIHPWAMHAAVNANCLGDQSNDAYWTYADSIHAAQQEFRGKNLAEAIVTLDKSAKDQGVKYKLDAAKLDACVKKQDESGVRASMAEAEKLGVDSTPTLFINGEKVSGAVPFEDMRAILDRALAENGQPSAAPSAKK comes from the coding sequence TTGGCACGAGCACGGGGCTTTTCCCTAAACATCGTCTTCTTGCTGGTCTTGTTGGGCGCGGGCTGCAAGGCGCAGAATCCCGGTTCGCTCAGCCCTGAAGTCTCCCGCCGGATTCAGACCGAGATCCGCGCGCGCTACAGCGTTCCTCAGCAAATCACGATTGCCTTGTCTGAGCCCAAGCCCTCAGACATCCCCGGCTATGACACCCTCCAGATAACGTTTACCGGCGGCAGCAAGCCGGCGACGCTGGACTTCCTGCTGGCCAAAGACCGTAAGACCGTGGCCCGCATGGAAAAGATTGATATCTCCCAGGACTTGATGTCCAGGATTGACGTAAAGGGCCGGCCCATCCGCGGCAAGGCGGACGCCAAGGTCACCATTGTCAACTTTGACGATTTCCAGTGCCCCTTCTGCTCGCGCATGCACGCCACCTTGTTCCCCGGCCTGCTGGAGGCCTACGGCGGCCAAGTAAGGTTCATCTACAAAGACTATCCCTTGGTGGAAATTCATCCCTGGGCGATGCACGCCGCGGTGAACGCCAACTGCCTGGGGGACCAGAGCAATGACGCTTACTGGACGTACGCTGATTCCATCCACGCGGCGCAGCAGGAATTTCGCGGCAAGAACCTGGCCGAAGCCATCGTCACCTTGGACAAGTCGGCCAAAGATCAGGGCGTGAAATACAAACTGGACGCCGCCAAACTGGATGCTTGCGTGAAAAAGCAGGATGAATCCGGGGTTCGCGCCTCCATGGCGGAAGCGGAGAAGCTGGGCGTGGATTCCACGCCAACCTTGTTCATCAACGGCGAGAAGGTTTCCGGCGCCGTGCCTTTCGAAGATATGCGCGCCATTCTTGATCGCGCTCTGGCGGAGAACGGCCAGCCGTCGGCAGCGCCCAGCGCAAAAAAGTAG
- the larE gene encoding ATP-dependent sacrificial sulfur transferase LarE has protein sequence MDLPAKQQRLDQSLSALGRTLVAYSGGVDSAYLAYAAHRVLGDNMLAVIADSPSLARTHLQDAIAFAEEQHIPLQIIQTAEMDRPEYVRNDGQRCFHCKDELFRVMEIFAQQQGFSSIAYGVNLDDQGDFRPGQAAARQHQVAAPLLDAGLTKAEIRQLARDAGLRVWEKPASACLSSRIEYGRPVTREALAAVEQGEDALRALGFQQFRVRHHGEIVRIEISREELGRALTAPMFAEFTRIFKALGFTFVTVDTEGFRSGSMNAALRSQPLIKLAP, from the coding sequence GTGGATCTCCCCGCCAAGCAGCAGCGTCTTGACCAAAGCCTCTCCGCGCTGGGGCGCACTCTGGTGGCTTACTCCGGCGGCGTAGATTCGGCTTACCTCGCGTACGCGGCGCATCGCGTGCTTGGCGACAATATGCTGGCGGTCATCGCTGACTCGCCCAGTCTGGCGCGCACCCACTTGCAGGACGCCATCGCGTTTGCCGAAGAGCAGCACATCCCACTGCAGATCATCCAGACCGCCGAGATGGACCGCCCAGAGTATGTCCGCAATGACGGGCAGCGGTGCTTCCACTGCAAAGATGAGCTGTTCCGGGTGATGGAGATTTTTGCCCAGCAACAGGGGTTTTCCTCTATCGCTTACGGCGTAAATCTTGACGACCAGGGCGACTTTCGTCCCGGCCAGGCGGCGGCCCGGCAACACCAGGTCGCGGCGCCGCTGCTGGACGCCGGCCTGACCAAAGCTGAAATCCGCCAGCTCGCCCGTGATGCCGGCCTGCGTGTTTGGGAGAAGCCGGCCTCGGCCTGCCTGTCATCGCGCATCGAATACGGACGGCCCGTCACCCGTGAGGCCCTGGCTGCCGTGGAGCAAGGTGAGGACGCGTTGCGGGCCCTGGGTTTTCAGCAGTTTCGCGTACGCCACCACGGCGAAATCGTCCGGATTGAAATCAGCCGCGAGGAGCTTGGCCGCGCTCTGACCGCGCCGATGTTCGCCGAATTTACGCGCATCTTCAAAGCCCTGGGGTTCACCTTTGTCACCGTGGATACAGAAGGGTTTCGCTCCGGCTCCATGAACGCCGCTCTGCGGTCCCAGCCCCTGATCAAGCTGGCCCCGTAA